A single window of Jiangella alkaliphila DNA harbors:
- a CDS encoding DEAD/DEAH box helicase, protein MSTSAAEHLPPAYPDRAPWGTAGRLRAWQAAALEDYMTREPRDYLAVATPGAGKTTFALRIAAELLARKVVHQLTIVAPTEHLKRQWAEAADKVGITVDPAFSGRTARTSRDFTGVAVTYAGVAAHPMLHRARCENRRSLVILDEVHHAGDSMSWGEATREAFEPAARRLALTGTPFRSDINPIPFVTYAPDVQGIPRSVADHSYGYAEALKDGVVRPVLFLAYSGEMRWRTRAGDEVAARLGDPLTKDITAQAWRTALDPHGDWIPSVLQAADTRLTEVRRHVPDAGGLVISTDQESARAYASLLKRVCGESPTVVLSDEPKASKKIAEFSDGDSRWMVAVRMVSEGVDVPRLAVGVYATATQTPLYFAQAIGRFVRVRKRGETASIFLPTVPSLLSYAGEMEVSRDHVLGKPPGADDDPLAAEEALMQAAQKKETGTDDLGPFEALGSDASFDRVLYDGGEFGTQARAGSAEEADYLGIPGLLEPDQVTTLLRRRQAEQQAARAATPSSEGDGTQAAGGRDPAMFEQISVLRRELNGLVGAWNHRTGKPHGVIHTELRKTCGGPPAALATAAEIQERIDTIRAWAIARG, encoded by the coding sequence GTGAGCACTTCGGCCGCTGAGCACCTGCCACCTGCCTATCCCGATCGTGCCCCGTGGGGAACCGCGGGGCGCCTGCGCGCTTGGCAGGCAGCGGCGCTCGAGGACTACATGACGCGTGAGCCGCGCGACTACCTCGCCGTGGCCACGCCCGGCGCGGGCAAGACGACGTTCGCGCTGCGCATCGCCGCCGAGCTGCTGGCCCGCAAGGTCGTCCACCAGCTCACCATCGTCGCGCCCACCGAGCACCTGAAGCGGCAGTGGGCCGAGGCCGCCGACAAGGTCGGCATCACCGTCGACCCCGCGTTCAGCGGCCGCACGGCCCGCACCAGCCGCGACTTCACCGGCGTCGCCGTCACCTACGCCGGTGTGGCCGCGCACCCCATGCTGCACCGCGCCCGCTGCGAGAACCGCCGCAGCCTGGTCATCCTCGACGAGGTGCACCACGCCGGCGACTCCATGTCGTGGGGCGAGGCCACGCGCGAGGCGTTCGAGCCGGCCGCCCGGCGGCTGGCGCTGACCGGCACCCCGTTCCGCTCCGACATCAACCCGATCCCGTTCGTCACCTACGCGCCCGACGTCCAGGGCATCCCGCGCAGCGTCGCCGACCATTCCTACGGCTACGCCGAGGCGCTCAAGGACGGCGTCGTCCGGCCGGTGCTGTTCCTCGCCTACTCCGGCGAGATGCGCTGGCGGACGCGGGCCGGCGACGAGGTCGCGGCGCGGCTCGGCGACCCGCTGACCAAGGACATCACCGCGCAGGCCTGGCGCACGGCGCTCGACCCGCACGGCGACTGGATCCCGTCGGTGCTGCAGGCCGCCGACACCCGGCTCACCGAGGTGCGCCGGCACGTGCCCGACGCCGGCGGCCTGGTCATCTCCACCGACCAGGAGTCCGCCCGCGCGTACGCGTCGCTGCTCAAGCGCGTCTGCGGCGAGTCGCCCACCGTCGTGCTGTCCGACGAGCCCAAGGCGTCGAAGAAGATCGCCGAGTTCAGCGACGGCGACAGCCGCTGGATGGTCGCCGTCCGCATGGTCTCCGAGGGTGTCGACGTCCCCCGGCTGGCGGTCGGCGTCTACGCCACGGCCACCCAGACGCCGCTGTACTTCGCCCAGGCGATCGGCCGCTTCGTGCGCGTCCGCAAGCGCGGCGAGACCGCGTCGATCTTCTTGCCGACGGTGCCGTCGCTGCTCTCGTACGCGGGCGAGATGGAGGTCTCGCGCGACCACGTCCTCGGCAAGCCGCCCGGCGCCGACGACGACCCGCTCGCCGCCGAGGAAGCCCTCATGCAAGCGGCGCAGAAGAAGGAGACCGGCACCGACGACCTCGGCCCGTTCGAGGCGCTCGGCTCGGACGCCTCCTTCGACCGCGTCCTCTACGACGGCGGCGAGTTCGGCACCCAGGCCCGGGCCGGCTCCGCCGAGGAGGCCGACTACCTCGGCATCCCCGGCCTGCTCGAGCCCGACCAGGTCACCACGCTGCTGCGCCGCCGGCAGGCCGAGCAGCAAGCCGCCCGCGCCGCCACCCCGTCGAGCGAGGGTGACGGCACGCAGGCGGCCGGCGGGCGCGACCCCGCGATGTTCGAACAGATCTCGGTGCTCCGGCGCGAGCTTAACGGGCTGGTCGGCGCCTGGAACCACCGCACCGGCAAGCCGCACGGCGTCATCCACACCGAGCTGCGCAAGACCTGCGGCGGCCCGCCGGCGGCGCTCGCCACCGCGGCCGAGATCCAGGAGCGCATCGACACCATCCGCGCCTGGGCCATCGCCCGCGGCTGA
- a CDS encoding MFS transporter, translated as MTERSGDEAAQGILGPRYRRLSVGIVSAVVFVAFESMAVATAMPTAVPELDGMALYAFAFSAFFTTSLFAMVVSGELCDRTGPRLPLILGTASFTVGLLLAGSAQSMWPFLAGRAIQGLGGGLVIVALYVVVGRAYPERLRPKIFAGMAAAWVVPSIVGPLLAGLLTDELSWRWVFLGIAPLVLIPVFLALPSAKAVDGPPPGGAPRRAGRKRFAAAAALGVGLLQYAGSRADLLGLGVAVVALALMVRSVPRLLPPGTIALRRGLPTVVALRGIYAGAFFGTETFLPLLLVSERGLSSTLAGLSLTGGALGWAAGSWYQGRTRTVAPRYLLVRAGGLFVAIAICSVSLALIDAVPPYVVMIGWVVGAFGMGIGTASMSVLLFQLSPVEEHGANSAALQVSDALFTATFVGLAGTIFGTGHAESIAEATVEDWVYLVIIAVMAGLALFGAWAAGRIRTPSDAASTGMTAGPPPPGPAAEPTA; from the coding sequence GTGACGGAGCGGTCGGGCGACGAGGCGGCACAGGGGATCCTCGGCCCGAGGTACCGGCGGCTGTCGGTCGGCATCGTCTCGGCGGTGGTGTTCGTCGCGTTCGAGTCGATGGCGGTCGCGACGGCGATGCCCACGGCGGTGCCCGAGCTCGACGGCATGGCCCTGTACGCGTTCGCGTTCTCGGCGTTCTTCACCACCAGCCTGTTCGCCATGGTCGTCTCGGGTGAGCTGTGCGACCGCACCGGTCCGCGGCTGCCACTGATTCTCGGCACGGCGTCGTTCACGGTGGGCCTGCTGCTGGCCGGGTCGGCGCAGTCGATGTGGCCGTTCCTGGCCGGACGGGCGATCCAGGGCCTCGGCGGCGGGCTGGTCATCGTCGCGTTGTACGTGGTGGTCGGGCGGGCCTATCCGGAGCGGCTGCGGCCGAAGATCTTCGCCGGCATGGCGGCCGCCTGGGTGGTCCCGTCGATCGTCGGGCCGCTGCTGGCGGGGCTGCTGACGGACGAGCTGTCGTGGCGGTGGGTGTTCCTGGGCATCGCGCCGCTGGTGCTGATCCCGGTCTTCCTGGCGCTGCCCTCGGCCAAGGCGGTCGACGGGCCGCCGCCGGGCGGTGCGCCGCGACGGGCCGGGCGGAAGCGGTTCGCCGCGGCCGCCGCCCTCGGCGTCGGCCTGCTGCAGTACGCCGGCTCGCGCGCCGACCTCCTCGGGCTGGGCGTCGCCGTCGTCGCGCTGGCGCTGATGGTGCGGAGCGTGCCGAGGCTGCTGCCGCCGGGCACCATCGCACTCCGCCGCGGGCTGCCCACCGTCGTCGCGCTGCGGGGCATCTACGCGGGCGCGTTCTTCGGCACCGAGACGTTCCTGCCGCTGCTGCTGGTCTCCGAGCGCGGGCTGTCGTCGACGCTGGCCGGGTTGTCGTTGACGGGCGGCGCGCTGGGCTGGGCGGCCGGCTCCTGGTACCAGGGCCGCACCCGCACCGTCGCGCCGCGCTACCTGCTGGTGCGCGCCGGCGGGCTGTTCGTCGCGATCGCCATCTGCAGCGTGTCGCTGGCGCTGATCGACGCCGTGCCGCCGTACGTCGTGATGATCGGCTGGGTGGTCGGCGCGTTCGGCATGGGCATCGGGACGGCCAGCATGAGCGTGCTGCTGTTCCAGCTGTCGCCGGTCGAGGAGCACGGCGCGAACTCGGCGGCGCTGCAGGTCAGCGACGCGCTGTTCACGGCGACGTTCGTGGGGCTGGCCGGCACGATCTTCGGCACCGGGCACGCGGAGTCGATCGCCGAGGCCACCGTCGAGGACTGGGTGTACCTGGTGATCATCGCGGTCATGGCCGGTCTGGCGCTGTTCGGCGCATGGGCGGCCGGCCGCATCCGCACGCCGTCCGACGCCGCCTCGACCGGCATGACCGCCGGCCCGCCGCCACCCGGCCCCGCGGCCGAGCCGACGGCGTGA
- a CDS encoding DUF3039 domain-containing protein, with product MSTQLTPGTETIEDRRTQPTSGDGDHERFSHYVPKDKLTEAMINGTPVIALCGKVWVPSRDPQKYPVCPQCKEIWESMKPGGGEKS from the coding sequence GTGAGCACTCAGCTGACCCCCGGCACCGAGACCATCGAGGACCGCCGCACCCAGCCGACCAGCGGCGACGGCGACCACGAGCGGTTCTCGCACTACGTGCCCAAGGACAAGCTCACCGAAGCCATGATCAACGGCACCCCCGTCATCGCCCTGTGCGGCAAGGTGTGGGTGCCCAGTCGCGACCCCCAGAAGTACCCGGTCTGCCCGCAGTGCAAGGAGATCTGGGAGTCGATGAAGCCCGGCGGCGGCGAGAAATCCTGA
- a CDS encoding calpain family cysteine peptidase — MPERPIRAAVQALTSLRAAAGAEFDDLRAATAGRVDVVGRAAAGAPNGPAGPNVAAVRAVARSLTELADLARPMAAVVDEAAESALRAVDAEVARLLALLHDTPQTGRRPPLLAPTPPVAGGPAPAPAPLLPAPAPEPELTHGVHYAEHPLTLPASVGPEFVRQGGISDCHLVAALATVADRAPWLLPAVSAGDGTVMVDVPGRRYRLRPTLPVDDGSGELAYAHSPDGSTLAPYVEKAFAVYGGGYAQLGRGGLPVEALYWLTGRPSYLLRVANAGDDIVAGLVESGQPAVACSRPLDDDRFGVAAALRYQLAPVAHAYAVRGLDPDDQVLLHNPWGRRHPRPVPLDVFCQLFTRIDWCESDDDD; from the coding sequence GTGCCTGAGCGGCCCATCCGTGCGGCCGTCCAGGCCCTGACGTCCCTCCGCGCCGCCGCCGGCGCGGAGTTCGACGACCTGCGCGCGGCCACGGCCGGACGGGTGGACGTCGTCGGGCGGGCGGCTGCCGGTGCGCCGAACGGGCCGGCCGGGCCGAATGTGGCGGCCGTTCGGGCCGTGGCGCGGTCGCTGACCGAGCTGGCGGACCTCGCGCGGCCGATGGCGGCCGTCGTCGACGAGGCGGCCGAGTCGGCGCTCCGGGCGGTCGACGCCGAGGTGGCCCGGCTGCTGGCGTTGCTCCACGACACCCCACAGACGGGCCGCCGGCCACCACTCCTCGCACCCACCCCACCGGTGGCCGGTGGTCCCGCCCCAGCTCCGGCGCCGTTGCTCCCAGCGCCGGCGCCGGAGCCCGAGCTCACCCACGGCGTCCACTACGCCGAGCACCCGCTCACGCTGCCGGCGTCCGTCGGCCCCGAGTTCGTCCGGCAGGGCGGCATCAGCGACTGCCACCTCGTCGCGGCCCTGGCCACGGTGGCCGACCGCGCGCCGTGGCTGCTGCCGGCCGTGTCCGCCGGCGACGGCACTGTGATGGTCGACGTGCCGGGACGGCGGTACCGGCTGCGCCCGACGCTCCCGGTCGACGACGGCAGCGGCGAGCTCGCGTACGCCCACTCCCCCGACGGCTCGACGCTGGCGCCGTACGTCGAGAAGGCGTTCGCCGTCTACGGCGGCGGCTACGCCCAGCTCGGCCGCGGCGGCCTGCCGGTCGAGGCGCTGTACTGGCTCACCGGGCGGCCGAGCTACCTGCTGCGGGTCGCGAACGCCGGCGACGACATCGTGGCCGGGCTGGTCGAGTCCGGGCAGCCGGCGGTCGCCTGCAGCCGTCCCCTCGACGACGACCGGTTCGGGGTGGCCGCCGCGCTGCGGTACCAGCTCGCCCCGGTCGCCCACGCCTACGCCGTCCGCGGCCTCGACCCCGACGACCAGGTCCTGCTGCACAACCCCTGGGGCCGGCGCCACCCGCGGCCGGTCCCGCTCGACGTGTTCTGCCAGCTGTTCACCCGCATCGACTGGTGCGAGTCCGATGACGACGACTGA